A window of the Candidatus Deferrimicrobium sp. genome harbors these coding sequences:
- a CDS encoding TolC family protein — translation MTWSLADVTSTALKNHPLILQSDADVAAAVARKGQAQSAWYPTVNVSSGHTESTGYSAILKKGLFTETNFARGDLAWTLYDFGRTGASVGRADAQAGINRENAATTREDVAFMATVAFYNVLRAEQTLEFQRENLRQQESLYRQASAFYEAGVRAKIDVVRAEANVYDARAQLSQAENGLRVARITLLQRIGVDGPAGFRLSGALPTVTPPGTLQDWVAEAVRNRPELRSLAEKERAATESLRLARAGYLPYLVGTAGYGYLAKDFPLQKTYGFTVTLNYPIFSGFETREQAKEALATISSVQYEFIEAKRRVRLEVEVSAYSVQEAQERLSARKKQRDASEENLRLATARYEVGAGDIIEMTDAQAQMVRSETDTINTAFDFAVSHASLLRAMGR, via the coding sequence GTGACGTGGTCACTTGCTGACGTAACGTCGACGGCTCTCAAGAACCACCCGCTGATCCTGCAGTCCGATGCGGACGTCGCCGCGGCGGTGGCGAGAAAGGGTCAGGCGCAGTCGGCCTGGTATCCAACCGTCAACGTCTCCTCCGGTCATACCGAATCGACCGGATACAGCGCTATTTTAAAAAAGGGCCTTTTTACGGAGACCAATTTCGCCCGGGGAGACCTCGCCTGGACGCTGTACGACTTCGGCCGGACGGGCGCCTCGGTGGGGCGGGCGGACGCGCAGGCGGGGATCAATCGCGAGAACGCCGCCACGACGCGAGAGGACGTGGCCTTCATGGCGACGGTCGCGTTCTACAACGTCCTGCGGGCGGAACAGACGCTGGAGTTCCAGAGGGAGAACCTCCGGCAGCAGGAGTCGCTCTACCGGCAGGCGTCCGCCTTCTACGAGGCCGGCGTCCGTGCGAAGATCGACGTGGTCAGGGCCGAGGCGAACGTGTACGACGCGCGCGCCCAGTTGAGCCAGGCGGAGAACGGACTCCGGGTCGCGCGGATCACGCTGCTGCAACGGATCGGCGTCGACGGTCCCGCGGGATTCCGGCTCTCCGGCGCTCTTCCCACGGTTACTCCTCCCGGCACCCTCCAGGACTGGGTCGCCGAGGCAGTGCGGAACCGGCCGGAACTTCGCTCGCTGGCAGAGAAGGAGCGGGCCGCAACCGAGTCCCTTCGGCTTGCGAGGGCGGGGTACCTTCCGTACCTTGTTGGGACCGCCGGGTACGGGTACCTGGCGAAGGATTTTCCGCTTCAAAAAACCTACGGGTTTACTGTCACTCTCAACTACCCGATCTTCTCGGGATTCGAGACCCGGGAGCAGGCCAAGGAGGCATTGGCCACGATTTCCTCCGTCCAGTACGAGTTCATCGAGGCGAAGCGCCGCGTCCGGCTCGAGGTGGAGGTGTCCGCGTACAGCGTCCAGGAAGCGCAGGAGCGGCTTTCGGCGCGCAAGAAGCAGCGGGATGCCTCCGAGGAGAATCTCCGTCTCGCTACGGCCCGGTACGAGGTCGGTGCGGGGGACATCATCGAGATGACCGACGCGCAAGCGCAGATGGTCCGCTCCGAAACCGATACCATCAATACGGCGTTCGACTTCGCCGTGTCCCACGCCTCGCTCCTGCGGGCGATGGGCCGCTAA